In Phacochoerus africanus isolate WHEZ1 chromosome 1, ROS_Pafr_v1, whole genome shotgun sequence, the following are encoded in one genomic region:
- the LRRC15 gene encoding leucine-rich repeat-containing protein 15, with protein sequence MPLKHYLLLLVGCQVWAVGLAYYGCPSECTCSRASQVECIGARIVAVPTPLPWNAMSLQILNTHITELNESPFLNISALIALRIEKNELSHIMPGAFRNLGSLRYLSLANNKLQVLPIGLFQGLDNLESLLLSSNQLVQIQPAHFSQFSNLKELQLHGNHLEYIPDGVFDHLVGLTKLNLGKNSLTHLSPRVFQRLGNLQVLRLYENRLSDLPMGCFDGLGNLQELALQQNQIGMLPPGLFHNNRNLQRLYLSNNHISQLPPGIFMQLPQLNRLTLFGNSLKELSPGIFGPMHNLRELWLYDNHITSLPDNVFSSLRQLQVLILSRNQISYISPGAFNGLVELQELSLHTNALQELDGSVFRMLTNLQNISLQNNRLRQLPGNIFANVNDLMTIQLQNNQLENLPLGIFDHLGKLCELRLYDNPWRCDSDILPLHNWLLLNRARLGTDTLPVCFSPASVRGQSLIIISISVAIPSVQGPVTPEVPSHSETSQYLDTSSYTDTTSVSSATDFTSTVSDYTDLTTIGVTDAQSMTPAQRGLAIAAIVIGIIALACSLAACICCCCCKKRSHAVLMQMKAPNEC encoded by the coding sequence ATGCCACTGAAACATTATCTCCTTTTGCTGGTGGGCTGCCAAGTCTGGGCTGTGGGCTTGGCCTACTATGGCTGCCCTAGTGAATGTACCTGCTCCAGGGCCTCCCAGGTGGAGTGCATCGGGGCACGCATCGTGGCAGTGCCCACCCCGCTGCCCTGGAACGCCATGAGCCTGCAGATCCTCAACACGCACATCACCGAGCTCAACGAGTCTCCGTTCCTCAACATCTCAGCCCTGATCGCCCTGAGGATTGAGAAGAACGAGCTGTCCCACATCATGCCCGGGGCCTTCCGCAACCTGGGCTCGCTGCGCTACCTCAGCCTCGCCAACAACAAGCTTCAGGTCCTGCCCATTGGCCTCTTCCAGGGCCTGGACAACCTCGAGTCCCTCCTTCTGTCCAGCAACCAGCTGGTGCAGATCCAGCCGGCCCACTTCTCCCAGTTCAGCAACCtcaaggagctgcagctgcacggCAATCACCTGGAGTACATCCCCGATGGGGTCTTTGACCACCTGGTGGGTCTCACCAAGCTCAACCTGGGCAAGAATAGCCTCACCCACCTCTCGCCCAGGGTCTTCCAGCGCCTGGGGAACCTCCAGGTCCTCCGGCTGTATGAGAACCGGCTCTCGGACCTCCCCATGGGCTGTTTTGATGGGCTTGGCAACCTCCAGGAGCTGGCCCTGCAGCAGAACCAGATTGGCATGCTGCCCCCCGGCCTCTTCCACAACAACCGGAACCTCCAGAGGCTCTACCTGTCCAACAACCACATCTCCCAGCTGCCCCCCGGCATCTTCATGCAGCTGCCCCAGCTCAACCGGCTCACGCTCTTCGGGAATTCCCTGAAGGAGCTCTCCCCGGGCATCTTTGGACCCATGCACAACCTGCGAGAGCTTTGGCTTTACGACAACCACATCACCTCCCTCCCGGACAATGTCTTCAGCAGCCTTCGCCAGTTGCAGGTCCTGATCCTCAGCCGCAACCAGATCAGCTACATCTCCCCCGGTGCCTTCAATGGGCTGGTGGAGCTGCAGGAGCTGTCGCTCCATACCAACGCGCTGCAGGAGCTGGACGGGAGCGTCTTCCGCATGTTAACCAACCTGCAGAACATCTCCCTGCAGAACAACCGCCTCAGACAGCTCCCGGGGAACATCTTCGCCAATGTCAACGACCTCATGACAATCCAGCTGCAGAACAACCAGCTGGAGAACCTGCCCTTGGGCATCTTCGATCACCTGGGGAAGCTGTGCGAGCTGCGGCTCTATGACAACCCCTGGAGGTGTGACTCAGACATCCTTCCGCTCCACAATTGGCTTCTGCTTAACAGGGCCCGGCTGGGGACGGACACCCTCCCGGTGTGTTTCAGCCCAGCCAGTGTCCGAGGCCAGTCCCTCATCATCATCAGCATCAGTGTCGCTATCCCCAGTGTCCAGGGCCCAGTGACCCCCGAGGTTCCCAGCCACTCAGAGACATCACAGTACCTGGACACATCCAGCTACACTGACACCACCTCTGTCTCCTCCGCCACTGACTTCACCAGCACCGTGTCGGACTACACTGATCTGACCACCATCGGGGTCACGGATGCCCAGAGCATGACCCCAGCCCAGAGAGGGCTGGCCATTGCCGCCATTGTCATTGGCATCATTGCCCTGGCCTGTTCCCTGGCTGCCTgcatctgctgctgctgctgcaagaAGAGGAGCCATGCCGTTCTGATGCAGATGAAGGCACCCAATGAGTGTTAG